One Thermococcus kodakarensis KOD1 genomic window carries:
- a CDS encoding 30S ribosomal protein S19e — MATVYDVPGDLLVERVAKALKEVPEIKPPEWAPFVKTGRHKERLPEQEDWWYYRVASVFRKVYIDGPVGIERLRTWYGGRKNRGHAPEHFYKAGGSIIRKALQQLEAAGFVQKVPGEGRIVTPKGQSFLDKIATELKKELEEQIPELKKY; from the coding sequence ATGGCGACTGTCTATGACGTTCCCGGTGACCTGCTCGTCGAGAGGGTTGCCAAGGCTCTGAAGGAGGTTCCCGAGATAAAGCCGCCCGAGTGGGCCCCGTTCGTCAAGACCGGAAGGCACAAGGAGAGACTTCCCGAGCAGGAGGACTGGTGGTACTACCGCGTTGCCAGCGTCTTCAGGAAGGTCTACATTGATGGCCCGGTCGGAATCGAGAGGCTCAGGACTTGGTACGGCGGCAGGAAGAACCGCGGCCACGCTCCGGAGCACTTCTACAAGGCCGGCGGAAGCATCATCAGGAAGGCACTCCAGCAGCTTGAGGCCGCTGGCTTCGTCCAGAAGGTTCCGGGCGAGGGAAGAATCGTTACCCCGAAGGGCCAGAGCTTCCTCGACAAGATCGCCACAGAGCTCAAGAAGGAGCTTGAGGAGCAGATTCCCGAGCTCAAGAAGTACTGA
- a CDS encoding DNA-binding protein, with protein sequence MAEDIEEIRKRKLMELQKKYLEQQKAQEEALKREMELEAQLEAIMRKILTPEARERLGRVKLVKPELARQVELLLVQLYQAGQIRERIDDAKLKRILAEIDARTRRDFKIKW encoded by the coding sequence ATGGCGGAGGACATAGAGGAGATCAGGAAGCGCAAGCTCATGGAGCTCCAGAAGAAGTACCTCGAACAGCAGAAGGCCCAGGAAGAAGCCCTTAAGCGGGAGATGGAGCTGGAAGCGCAGCTGGAGGCAATAATGAGAAAAATCCTCACACCCGAAGCAAGGGAGAGGCTTGGAAGGGTCAAACTAGTCAAACCCGAACTGGCGAGACAGGTTGAGCTTCTCCTGGTTCAGCTCTACCAGGCGGGGCAGATAAGGGAGAGAATAGACGACGCAAAGCTGAAGAGGATTCTGGCCGAGATAGACGCCAGAACGAGGAGAGACTTTAAGATCAAGTGGTAA